Proteins encoded within one genomic window of Couchioplanes caeruleus:
- a CDS encoding L-threonylcarbamoyladenylate synthase yields the protein MLYDCRAVAERDRGIAAAVEAVKSGELVVLPTDTVYGVGADAFTAHAVNALQSARGVDRRVPPPVLVGSRHTLDGLVYSLPKAARELADAFWPGALTILVEHSPSLQWDLGETGGRVAVRMPLHPVALEVLREVGPMAVTTANRAGQAAPHTAEEAREQLEYAVRVYLEAGVAHDPAPSTIVDVTGDVPRVLRAGAVPWEKLRDVVPDILPAGS from the coding sequence ATGCTCTACGACTGCCGTGCCGTGGCCGAGCGTGATCGCGGCATCGCCGCCGCCGTGGAGGCGGTCAAGAGCGGCGAGCTGGTCGTCCTGCCGACCGACACGGTCTACGGCGTCGGCGCGGACGCCTTCACCGCGCACGCGGTGAACGCGCTGCAGAGCGCCCGCGGCGTCGACCGCCGGGTGCCGCCGCCGGTGCTCGTCGGCTCCCGGCACACCCTGGACGGCCTGGTCTACTCGCTGCCGAAGGCGGCCCGCGAGCTAGCCGACGCGTTCTGGCCCGGCGCCCTGACGATCCTGGTGGAGCACTCGCCGAGCCTGCAGTGGGACCTCGGCGAGACCGGCGGGCGGGTGGCCGTGCGCATGCCGCTGCACCCCGTGGCGCTGGAGGTGCTGCGCGAGGTCGGCCCGATGGCCGTCACCACCGCCAACCGGGCCGGCCAGGCCGCGCCGCACACCGCCGAGGAGGCCCGCGAACAGCTCGAGTACGCGGTCCGCGTCTACCTCGAGGCCGGCGTGGCGCACGACCCGGCGCCCAGCACGATCGTCGACGTCACCGGCGACGTCCCGCGGGTGCTGCGCGCCGGCGCGGTCCCGTGGGAGAAGCTGCGCGACGTGGTGCCGGACATCCTGCCCGCGGGATCCTGA
- a CDS encoding L-threonylcarbamoyladenylate synthase, translated as MIVAADAAGIRRAAGLLRAGSVVAFPTETVYGLGADAFSARAVAEVYRLKNRPSWNPLIVHVAHVAAARELAAYWPPVADDLAAAFWPGPLTLVVRRAPHLTQVGADTGTIAVRVPAHEVALRLLEATELPLAAPSANRSESISPTTAEHVLRSLPDVPLVLDGGPASWGIESTVLDVTGEVPRLLRPGALGLREIREVAGTIALPDDVADGAARPSPGMSRRHYAPRAKVVLVDVVNPADLDASVGALTYETADVPGAETLSADPREYAADLYAALHRLDDAGVTTILVKTPPPTEDWLAVRDRLSRAAA; from the coding sequence GTGATCGTTGCCGCGGATGCCGCCGGGATCCGCCGCGCGGCAGGGTTGCTGCGCGCCGGGTCGGTGGTCGCCTTCCCCACCGAGACCGTCTACGGCCTGGGCGCCGACGCCTTCTCGGCCCGGGCGGTCGCCGAGGTCTACCGGCTCAAGAACCGCCCGTCGTGGAACCCGCTGATCGTGCACGTGGCCCACGTGGCGGCGGCCAGGGAACTGGCCGCGTACTGGCCACCGGTCGCCGACGACCTCGCCGCGGCGTTCTGGCCGGGACCGCTGACCCTGGTCGTGCGCCGCGCCCCGCACCTCACCCAGGTCGGGGCCGACACGGGCACGATCGCCGTACGGGTGCCCGCGCACGAGGTCGCACTGCGGCTGCTGGAGGCCACGGAGCTGCCGCTCGCCGCGCCGAGCGCCAACCGGTCGGAGAGCATCTCCCCGACGACGGCCGAGCACGTGCTGCGCAGCCTGCCGGACGTGCCGCTGGTGCTGGACGGCGGCCCGGCGTCCTGGGGCATCGAGTCGACGGTGCTGGACGTGACCGGCGAGGTGCCCCGGCTGCTGCGGCCGGGCGCGCTGGGCCTGCGCGAGATCCGCGAGGTGGCCGGGACGATCGCCCTGCCCGACGACGTCGCGGACGGCGCGGCCCGCCCCTCGCCGGGAATGAGCAGGCGCCACTACGCCCCGCGCGCCAAGGTGGTGCTGGTGGACGTGGTGAACCCCGCCGACCTCGACGCGTCGGTGGGCGCCCTGACCTACGAGACCGCGGACGTACCCGGCGCGGAGACCCTCAGCGCCGACCCCCGCGAGTACGCGGCGGACCTCTACGCCGCCCTGCACCGCCTCGACGACGCCGGCGTCACCACGATCCTGGTCAAGACGCCGCCCCCGACCGAGGACTGGCTCGCGGTCCGCGACCGGCTCTCCCGCGCCGCCGCCTAG
- a CDS encoding GGDEF domain-containing protein produces MTWLDQLPDCVDDLRRAGELQQGGRSAEALPILDKVLEVTSDPLTRAYALVQRFGALINLGRVAEFATAMTSASNAVHESSDPYLRGQMHAFAALGAHLQSALDRGVTHLVQASRALAAVTDGDAETAWGWHDLAMAYSYLGFHGHALTAIEQARQVGAAGGMAPELFAAPGIRLRNAVALDHQGDTDGCLRVLRDIDAELTRYVATGADARLRPSSRPVYGYALARRAALGESTDTDVAGLFTGGGDSVRSRDLRHLGGVCLDIAAGRPAEALLKLDAVPVSQEILGPAEPARLRSICHAAAGDHEAAHKADRYAFRLAAQRIDRLRDGYLDGVSARLDAQETHRDVGRYGDETLTDPLTGLPNRRQLERYVAAMLARGEHAAIGVCDLIGFSAVNARHGRHCGDLVLQRIAGILNRVMRRGDFVARFAGDEFVVVLPGAGAAQAAEVSRRISAAAAGENWQVLVPGTPITLAAGWSEVGTHSRGLSAALAEAAGRRSPA; encoded by the coding sequence ATGACGTGGTTGGACCAACTCCCGGATTGCGTCGACGATCTGCGACGCGCCGGCGAGCTCCAGCAAGGCGGCCGGTCCGCCGAGGCGCTGCCCATCCTGGACAAGGTCCTCGAGGTCACCAGCGATCCGCTGACGCGCGCGTACGCACTGGTCCAGCGCTTCGGAGCGCTCATCAACCTGGGCCGGGTCGCGGAGTTCGCCACCGCCATGACAAGTGCGTCCAACGCCGTCCACGAAAGCTCGGATCCCTATCTGCGCGGCCAGATGCACGCCTTCGCCGCACTCGGCGCCCACCTGCAGAGCGCCCTGGACCGCGGCGTCACCCACCTCGTCCAGGCCTCCCGCGCCCTCGCGGCCGTGACGGACGGCGACGCCGAGACGGCGTGGGGCTGGCACGACCTCGCGATGGCGTACTCGTACCTCGGCTTCCACGGCCACGCGCTCACCGCGATCGAGCAGGCCCGTCAGGTCGGCGCGGCCGGCGGCATGGCGCCGGAGCTCTTCGCCGCCCCCGGCATCCGGCTGCGCAACGCGGTCGCGCTCGACCACCAGGGCGACACCGACGGTTGTCTGCGGGTACTGCGCGACATCGACGCCGAGCTCACCCGGTACGTCGCCACCGGTGCCGACGCCCGCCTGCGGCCTAGTAGCCGCCCGGTGTACGGCTATGCGCTCGCCCGCCGCGCCGCGCTCGGCGAGAGCACCGACACCGACGTCGCGGGCTTGTTCACCGGCGGTGGTGACAGCGTCCGCTCCCGCGACCTGCGCCATCTCGGCGGGGTCTGCCTGGACATCGCCGCCGGCCGGCCCGCCGAGGCGCTGCTCAAACTCGACGCCGTACCGGTCTCGCAGGAGATCCTCGGGCCCGCCGAACCGGCCCGCCTGCGCAGCATCTGCCACGCCGCCGCGGGCGACCACGAGGCCGCGCACAAGGCCGACCGGTACGCCTTCCGCCTCGCCGCCCAGCGCATCGACCGGCTCCGCGACGGCTACCTGGACGGCGTCTCGGCCCGCCTCGACGCTCAGGAGACCCACCGCGACGTCGGCCGCTACGGCGACGAGACCCTCACCGACCCGCTCACCGGCCTGCCCAACCGCCGCCAGCTCGAACGCTACGTCGCGGCGATGCTGGCCCGCGGCGAGCACGCGGCGATCGGGGTCTGCGACCTCATCGGCTTCAGCGCGGTCAACGCCCGGCACGGCCGCCACTGCGGTGACCTGGTGCTCCAGCGCATCGCCGGGATCCTCAACCGGGTCATGCGCCGCGGCGACTTCGTGGCCCGCTTCGCCGGCGACGAGTTCGTCGTGGTGCTGCCCGGCGCCGGCGCCGCCCAGGCGGCGGAGGTGTCACGCCGGATCAGCGCGGCCGCGGCCGGCGAGAACTGGCAGGTCCTCGTCCCCGGTACGCCGATCACTCTGGCCGCGGGCTGGTCCGAGGTCGGCACCCACTCGCGCGGCTTGAGCGCGGCGTTGGCCGAGGCGGCCGGGCGACGCTCGCCCGCCTGA
- the prmC gene encoding peptide chain release factor N(5)-glutamine methyltransferase: MTVAHEQPSEGTDRTRLAPALTRATARLAEAGVESPRVDAELLAAHVLGIGRGRLLLVDTVRAAELRRFEELVARRARRIPLQHLLGTAAFRHLELAVGEGVFVPRPETELLAGWGIEHTAPGATVVDLCSGSGAVALSVADESGAARVVAVERSPSALIFLRRNAAAFPAVRVVEADVTAQGLLRELYGQVDVVLCNPPYVPDGTAVPPEVAEHDPAEAVFGGADGLSVIRPVIALAAALLRPGGMVGIEHDDVHADAVPALLEADGRFTMVEGHPDLAGRPRFATARRA, from the coding sequence GTGACAGTCGCGCATGAACAGCCCTCCGAAGGCACAGACCGGACGAGGTTGGCACCCGCTCTGACCCGGGCGACGGCACGGCTGGCCGAGGCGGGGGTGGAATCACCGCGCGTCGATGCGGAACTGCTCGCCGCGCACGTGCTGGGAATCGGCCGCGGCCGACTGTTGCTCGTGGACACCGTCCGTGCCGCCGAGCTGCGCCGGTTCGAGGAGCTGGTGGCGCGGCGAGCCCGGCGGATCCCGTTGCAGCACCTGCTCGGCACGGCCGCTTTCCGGCATCTCGAGCTGGCGGTCGGCGAGGGCGTGTTCGTGCCGCGCCCGGAGACGGAACTGCTGGCGGGCTGGGGCATCGAGCACACCGCGCCCGGCGCCACCGTGGTCGATCTGTGCAGCGGCAGCGGCGCCGTCGCGCTCTCCGTCGCGGACGAGTCCGGCGCGGCCCGGGTCGTGGCCGTCGAACGCTCGCCCTCGGCGCTGATCTTCCTGCGCCGCAACGCGGCGGCCTTCCCGGCCGTACGGGTGGTCGAGGCGGACGTGACGGCGCAGGGCCTGCTGCGGGAGCTGTACGGGCAGGTGGACGTGGTGCTGTGCAACCCGCCGTACGTGCCGGACGGCACCGCCGTGCCCCCGGAGGTCGCGGAGCACGACCCGGCCGAGGCGGTCTTCGGCGGCGCGGACGGCCTGAGCGTGATCCGCCCGGTGATCGCCCTGGCCGCGGCGCTGCTGCGGCCCGGTGGGATGGTCGGCATCGAACACGACGACGTGCACGCCGACGCCGTGCCGGCACTGCTGGAGGCGGACGGCCGGTTCACCATGGTCGAGGGCCACCCGGACCTTGCGGGACGCCCGCGGTTCGCGACCGCCCGGCGGGCATGA
- a CDS encoding phosphotyrosine protein phosphatase: MPPFTVLHVCLGNICRSPMAERLLLLAARQRLAKLDPAADLGELLRSVSAGTGGWHEGEQMNPPAARQLRLRGGAVDGFAARKLTGAHLVEAGLVLTATAEQSDFVRSLAPGAASRTFVLGQFARLLRELDVAELPPGGTDPRAFTDRATALVAAADRRRAGEEPLPGDDLDDPWGRGDQTFQRIADTIDESLYALVDALLPAAPRPA; this comes from the coding sequence ATGCCGCCGTTCACCGTGCTGCACGTGTGCCTGGGCAACATCTGCCGCTCCCCGATGGCCGAGCGCCTGCTGCTGCTCGCGGCCCGGCAGCGGCTGGCCAAGCTGGACCCCGCCGCCGACCTGGGCGAGCTGCTGCGCAGCGTCAGCGCCGGAACGGGCGGGTGGCACGAGGGTGAGCAGATGAACCCTCCCGCGGCCCGGCAGCTCCGGCTGCGCGGCGGCGCCGTGGACGGCTTCGCCGCCCGCAAGCTGACCGGCGCGCACCTGGTGGAGGCCGGCCTGGTCCTCACCGCGACCGCCGAGCAGAGCGACTTCGTCCGCTCGCTGGCGCCCGGCGCCGCGAGCCGTACGTTCGTCCTCGGCCAGTTCGCCCGACTGCTGCGCGAACTGGACGTCGCGGAGCTACCCCCGGGCGGCACCGACCCGCGAGCGTTCACGGACCGGGCCACCGCCCTGGTCGCGGCCGCCGACCGGCGCCGCGCGGGGGAGGAGCCGCTGCCGGGCGACGACCTCGACGACCCGTGGGGCCGCGGCGACCAGACCTTCCAGCGCATCGCGGACACCATCGACGAGTCGCTGTACGCCCTGGTCGACGCGCTGCTGCCCGCAGCGCCGAGGCCGGCGTGA
- a CDS encoding PQQ-binding-like beta-propeller repeat protein, translated as MTVIELGLVGHDGDRPAGPPRRAPLRVVFRRVRVLVAAVAALCLPTLAGSARPVSHSPQQLWSAPFAPDNGDVFSVGSGRVFVLTAGGVLTAYGADDGAVHWSAKGLTGAAWVSPTDFRLVLLPVYASDSDLESQDGGQTFRQHPHETIALDAATGREIWRLPGEAAVAEEGRVVLVERDDANVLRTVHVVRLHDGAPVWSRPAAGLETWTAGGTPGATADRLATVGRHGEVKVYDMADGRLVADGVVPWLGQDEQGESYSEVMIEKGTLYVHNIQGGKGRITAFDTATMQRKWRVDVSSDGGFYPCGPVLCISGPDGTSGHDRETGAARWSVPGMASGVPLPDGTLMTSSRDADSRNTLVDAATGRPIAELGAGTPVWEYSTSPRRPYLLNRVSQPADRMTVSELDDTGKVRLRGTIAPVLDDSCQAAGDLLVCAAPHGRLTVTDVG; from the coding sequence ATGACCGTCATCGAGCTGGGCCTCGTCGGCCACGACGGGGACCGGCCGGCGGGGCCGCCCCGGCGAGCGCCGCTCCGCGTCGTCTTCCGGCGGGTGCGGGTACTGGTGGCCGCGGTCGCGGCGCTCTGTCTGCCGACCCTGGCCGGTTCGGCGCGGCCCGTGTCGCACTCGCCCCAGCAGCTCTGGAGCGCGCCGTTCGCCCCGGACAACGGCGACGTCTTCTCCGTGGGCTCGGGCCGGGTCTTCGTGCTGACCGCCGGTGGTGTGCTCACCGCGTACGGCGCGGACGACGGCGCGGTGCACTGGTCGGCAAAGGGGCTGACCGGCGCGGCTTGGGTCAGCCCGACGGACTTCAGGCTGGTGTTGCTGCCGGTCTACGCCAGCGACAGCGATCTCGAGAGCCAGGACGGCGGCCAGACCTTCCGCCAGCATCCGCACGAGACCATCGCCCTCGACGCCGCCACCGGCCGGGAGATCTGGCGGCTCCCCGGCGAGGCCGCCGTCGCCGAGGAGGGGCGTGTCGTGCTCGTCGAGCGGGACGACGCCAACGTGCTGCGGACCGTGCACGTCGTCCGGCTGCACGATGGCGCGCCCGTCTGGTCCCGTCCGGCCGCCGGGCTGGAAACCTGGACGGCCGGCGGCACGCCGGGCGCCACGGCCGACCGCCTGGCCACCGTCGGCCGCCACGGCGAGGTGAAGGTCTACGACATGGCCGACGGGCGACTCGTGGCCGATGGTGTGGTGCCGTGGCTGGGCCAGGACGAGCAGGGGGAGTCGTACAGCGAAGTCATGATCGAGAAAGGCACCCTCTACGTCCACAACATCCAGGGCGGCAAAGGCAGGATCACGGCCTTCGACACCGCGACGATGCAGCGCAAGTGGCGCGTCGACGTGAGCTCCGACGGCGGCTTCTATCCCTGCGGCCCGGTGCTCTGCATCTCCGGCCCGGACGGCACCTCCGGCCACGACCGGGAGACCGGCGCGGCGCGCTGGAGCGTCCCCGGGATGGCCAGCGGAGTGCCGTTGCCCGACGGCACGCTCATGACCTCCTCCCGGGACGCCGACTCGCGGAACACGCTGGTCGACGCCGCGACCGGACGTCCGATCGCCGAGTTGGGCGCCGGCACTCCGGTGTGGGAGTACTCCACCTCACCGCGCCGGCCGTACCTGCTGAACCGCGTCTCCCAGCCGGCCGATCGGATGACCGTCAGCGAGCTCGACGACACCGGCAAGGTGCGGCTGCGCGGCACGATCGCGCCCGTCCTGGACGATAGCTGTCAGGCCGCCGGCGACCTGCTCGTCTGCGCCGCCCCCCACGGGAGACTCACGGTCACGGACGTCGGCTGA
- the prfA gene encoding peptide chain release factor 1 — translation MSNDRLTTLLNEYAQLEKQMEDPSIHADQALVRRVGRRFAELAPLFAAHAELEAARADLAAARELAAEDPSFGAEVEAVAATLPPLEEKLGEMLIPRDPHDAKDVIVEIKAGEGGQESALFAGDLLRMYTRYAERRGWTVEVIDAQESDLGGVKDVSVAVKTKGVPEGGHGVWSRLKWEGGVHRVQRVPVTESQGRIHTSAAGVLVLPEAEDVEVQIDAGDIRVDVFRSSGPGGQSVNTTDSAVRITHVPTGIVVSCQNEKSQLQNREQAMRILRARLLAAAQEEADAAASDARKAQVRTVDRSERIRTYNFPQNRITDHRIGYTAYNLDLALGGELDGVLDALAEADRAARLAGGSEISRRP, via the coding sequence GTGAGTAACGACCGGCTGACCACGCTGCTGAACGAGTACGCGCAGCTCGAGAAGCAGATGGAGGACCCCTCCATCCATGCCGACCAGGCCCTGGTACGCCGGGTCGGACGCCGCTTCGCCGAGCTGGCGCCGCTGTTCGCCGCCCACGCCGAGCTCGAGGCCGCCCGCGCCGACCTGGCCGCGGCCAGGGAGCTGGCCGCCGAGGACCCGTCGTTCGGCGCGGAGGTCGAGGCGGTCGCCGCCACCCTGCCTCCGCTGGAGGAGAAGCTCGGCGAGATGCTGATCCCGCGGGATCCGCACGACGCCAAGGACGTGATCGTCGAGATCAAGGCGGGCGAGGGCGGTCAGGAGTCGGCGCTGTTCGCAGGCGACCTGCTGCGCATGTACACCCGGTACGCCGAGCGCCGCGGCTGGACGGTCGAGGTCATCGACGCGCAGGAGTCCGACCTGGGCGGCGTCAAGGACGTCTCCGTGGCCGTCAAGACGAAGGGCGTGCCCGAGGGTGGCCACGGGGTCTGGTCGCGGCTGAAGTGGGAGGGTGGCGTGCACCGCGTCCAGCGGGTGCCGGTCACCGAGTCGCAGGGCCGCATCCACACCTCGGCCGCCGGCGTGCTGGTGCTGCCCGAGGCGGAGGACGTCGAGGTGCAGATCGACGCCGGCGACATCCGGGTCGACGTGTTCCGGTCGTCCGGTCCCGGCGGCCAGTCCGTCAACACCACCGACTCGGCCGTGCGCATCACCCACGTGCCCACCGGCATCGTGGTGAGCTGTCAGAACGAGAAGAGCCAACTGCAGAACCGCGAGCAGGCGATGCGGATCCTGCGGGCCCGGCTGCTGGCCGCCGCCCAGGAGGAGGCCGACGCCGCTGCCTCCGATGCGCGGAAGGCACAGGTCCGCACGGTGGACCGGTCGGAGCGCATCCGGACGTACAACTTCCCGCAGAACCGGATCACCGATCACCGCATCGGCTACACGGCGTACAACCTGGATCTGGCGCTCGGCGGCGAGCTCGACGGCGTGCTCGACGCCCTCGCGGAGGCCGACCGGGCCGCCCGCCTGGCGGGCGGGTCGGAGATCAGCCGACGTCCGTGA
- a CDS encoding RNA ligase: MTLLDDVLDPVELTAAVENGHVRKQRHPSRPYVIYNYTESCQYAAAWTPVTLTCRGLVVDPATGTVLARPLPKFFNHTEGHAPALRPDAPVAVTDKADGSLGIIYGDGDRLAVATRGSFASAQAEHATEVLRTRYAGFAPPAGLTVLVEIIYPENRIVVDYGGMDDLVLLGAVDIATGRTFGPDAVPGWPGPKVDSFAYATLAEALAAPPRDGREGLVVHLLDTDERVKIKYAEYVRLHRLVTGLSARTVWEVLASGGDLDALTAPLPDEFHAWVREVAAELVAAVEETAAQVEKEFAAIVGDLPDGWGRREFAAQAVRSAHRGALFLRLDGKDYRPGLWQLAKPAGDVTPGGSQVSEE; the protein is encoded by the coding sequence ATGACGCTGCTCGACGACGTCCTCGACCCGGTCGAACTGACCGCCGCGGTCGAAAACGGGCACGTGCGCAAGCAGCGCCACCCGTCGCGCCCGTACGTGATCTACAACTACACGGAATCCTGCCAGTACGCCGCCGCGTGGACCCCGGTGACCCTCACGTGCCGCGGCCTCGTGGTCGATCCGGCCACCGGCACGGTGCTCGCACGTCCCCTGCCCAAGTTCTTCAACCACACGGAGGGGCACGCCCCGGCGCTCCGGCCGGACGCCCCGGTGGCGGTGACCGACAAGGCGGACGGGTCGCTCGGCATCATCTACGGCGACGGCGACCGGCTCGCCGTCGCGACGCGCGGGTCGTTCGCCTCGGCTCAGGCCGAGCACGCGACGGAGGTCCTGCGGACCCGGTACGCGGGCTTCGCGCCGCCGGCCGGGCTCACCGTGCTGGTGGAGATCATCTACCCGGAGAACCGGATCGTCGTCGACTACGGCGGGATGGACGACCTGGTGCTGCTCGGCGCGGTCGACATCGCCACCGGGCGGACGTTCGGCCCGGACGCCGTGCCCGGGTGGCCGGGCCCGAAGGTGGATTCCTTCGCGTACGCCACCCTGGCCGAGGCGCTCGCCGCCCCGCCGCGGGACGGGCGCGAGGGGTTGGTGGTGCACCTGCTCGACACCGACGAGCGGGTGAAGATCAAGTACGCCGAGTACGTCCGGCTGCACCGGCTAGTCACGGGGCTCTCCGCCCGTACGGTCTGGGAGGTCCTGGCCTCCGGCGGCGACCTGGACGCGCTGACGGCTCCCCTGCCCGACGAGTTCCACGCGTGGGTCCGCGAGGTCGCCGCGGAGCTCGTGGCGGCCGTCGAGGAGACGGCCGCCCAGGTCGAGAAGGAGTTCGCGGCTATCGTGGGCGATCTTCCCGACGGCTGGGGACGGCGCGAGTTCGCGGCCCAGGCGGTGCGCAGCGCGCACCGGGGCGCGCTGTTCCTGCGCCTCGACGGCAAGGATTACCGTCCCGGCCTGTGGCAGCTCGCCAAGCCGGCCGGCGACGTGACCCCCGGTGGAAGCCAGGTGAGTGAGGAATGA
- the rpmE gene encoding 50S ribosomal protein L31: MKSGIHPEYTTTEVVCSCGSTFTTRSTAKGGEIRVETCSACHPFYTGKQRVLDTAGRVAKFQAKYAKINAGKKK; this comes from the coding sequence ATGAAGAGCGGAATCCACCCGGAGTACACGACCACCGAGGTCGTCTGCTCCTGCGGCAGCACCTTCACGACCCGCAGCACCGCCAAGGGCGGCGAGATCCGCGTCGAGACCTGCAGCGCCTGCCACCCCTTCTACACGGGCAAGCAGCGTGTGCTGGACACCGCGGGCCGGGTCGCCAAGTTCCAGGCGAAGTACGCCAAGATCAACGCTGGCAAGAAGAAGTAG